From Pseudorasbora parva isolate DD20220531a chromosome 25, ASM2467924v1, whole genome shotgun sequence, one genomic window encodes:
- the man2a2 gene encoding alpha-mannosidase 2x isoform X1, protein MKLKKQVTVCGGAIFCVAVFSLYLMLDRVQHDPARRQSAGNFPRSQISVLQNRIEQLEQLLEENHQIISHIKDSVLELTDTGAISPSGHLPFRSANGSWVLPFDGRPTFLSVKPLDCQFALSRRSQTDLQMLDVYSLLNFDNVDGGVWKQGFEITYEPNEWDDEPLQVFVVPHSHNDPGWIKTFDKYYNDQTQHIFNNMVVKLAEDPRRKFIWSEISFFAKWWESVDEHKQEAMRKLILSGQLEMVTGGWVMTDEATAHYFAMIDQLIEGHQWLERNLGVIPRSGWAVDPFGHSATMPYLLKRANITSMLIQRVHYSIKKHFSATRSLEFMWRQAWDIESSTDMFCHMMPFYSYDVPHTCGPDPKICCQFDFKRLPGSRVNCPWKVPPRAITDANVAERAGVLLDQYRKKSKLFRSKVLLVPLGDDFRYDKALEWDQQYFNYQKLFDYMNSHPEMHVKAQFATLTDYFNAVYKANGVPQGTRPPDYPVLSGDFFAYADREDHYWSGYYTSRPFYKNMDRVLESHLRGAEILYSLAVAHARRAGMEGRYPISDYSLLTDARRNIGLFQHHDAITGTAKEAVVIDYGNRLLRSLVGLKRVIINAAHFLVIKNKDIYRFYQTEPFLETDDRRATQDSLPQRTLIELESSPRYLVLFNPVEQERLCVVTVLVNSARVRVLTEDGQTLPVQLSAQWMSAVEMNGEVYQASFMARLPALGLAVFHLYDSADSPMTLRSDTVLRIPGRGQSIRGFDPLPVRSQTVDAQPFYIQSQSLTLGFSGTTGLLESIRRKDDPQEVRVQIQFLTYGTRPTKDKSGAYLFLPDGNAKPYSQREAPIVRVVEGPLFAEVVAHYQHFQQTVRIHNVPGVDGLSLDITIMVDIRDQNNKELSMRLVTDIQSGDTFYTDLNGFQIQPRRYLQKLPLQANFYPMPTTAYIQDSQYRLTLHAAQALGVSSLASGQLEVILDRRLMQDDNRGLGQGLKDNKRTANRFRLLLERRSSSGKPVDSRPVSFQSLLSHMTSTILNHEVLALPVLPRKHGVPPMRTFAPLAGTLPCDFHLLNLRSIQSPQDAHSSSPHTALLLHRLGLDCGLEAQNPGFNCSTTQGQLSVSGLFRGLDLQLLQPMSLSLMHSQPPLSNDSSINLEPMEISAYKLKLC, encoded by the exons ATGAAGCTGAAGAAGCAGGTGACCGTTTGCGGCGGGGCCATCTTCTGTGTGGCCGTGTTCTCGCTCTACCTGATGTTGGACCGCGTCCAGCACGATCCCGCCAGGAGACAGAGCGCCGGGAACTTTCCGAGG AGCCAGATTTCGGTGTTGCAGAACCGCATCGAGCAGCTGGAGCAGCTCCTAGAGGAGAACCATCAGATCATCAGCCACATCAAAGACTCTGTGCTGGAGCTCACAGATACGGGGGCCATCTCTCCCAGCGGACATCTCCCCTTCCGTAGCGCCAATGGCTCCTGGGTGCTGCCCTTTGATGGCAGGCCCACCTTTCTCTCCGTCAAGCCACTGGATTGCCAGTTCGCACTGAGCCGCAGGAGCCAAACGGACCTGCAG ATGTTGGATGTATACTCATTGCTGAACTTCGATAATGTGGACGGAGGTGTTTGGAAGCAAGGTTTTGAGATCACCTACGAGCCCAATGAGTGGGACGACGAGCCCCTGCAAGTGTTCGTGGTCCCTCATTCGCACAACGACCCAG GATGGATCAAAACATTTGACAAGTACTACAACGACCAGACCCAGCATATCTTCAACAACATGGTGGTGAAGCTGGCAGAAGATCCTCGTCGGAAGTTCATTTGGTCGGAAATATCATTTTTCGCCAAATGGTGGGAAAGTGTGGATGAACATAAACAAGAGGCAATGCGGAA GCTGATCCTCAGCGGACAGCTCGAGATGGTGACGGGAGGCTGGGTCATGACGGATGAAGCCACCGCTCACTATTTCGCCATGATCGATCAGCTCATTGAAGGGCATCAGTGGCTGGAAAGAAATCTGG GTGTGATCCCTCGCTCAGGCTGGGCCGTTGATCCGTTCGGGCACAGTGCCACAATGCCTTATCTACTTAAACGGGCGAACATTACCAGCATGCTGATCCAGAGGGTCCATTACTCCATCAAGAAGCACTTTTCTGCCACACGGAGCCTCGAGTTCATGTGGAGGCAGGCCTGGG ATATAGAATCGAGCACAGACATGTTCTGCCACATGATGCCGTTTTACAGCTATGACGTGCCTCACACGTGTGGCCCAGACCCGAAGATTTGCTGCCAGTTTGATTTCAAGAGGCTGCCGGGCAGTCGAGTCAACTGCCCCTGGAAGGTGCCGCCCCGCGCCATCACGGATGCCAACGTGGCCGAGAG AGCTGGGGTTCTGCTTGATCAATACCGTAAAAAATCCAAGTTGTTTCGTAGTAAAGTGTTACTGGTTCCTCTGGGGGACGACTTCCGCTACGATAAAGCGTTAGAGTGGGACCAGCAGTACTTCAACTACCAAAAACTGTTTGATTACATGAACTCCCACCCAGAAATGCATGTAAAG GCCCAGTTTGCAACGCTGACAGACTACTTTAATGCAGTGTACAAGGCTAATGGAGTTCCCCAGGGGACAAGACCACCCGATTACCCTGTGCTGAGTGGAGACTTTTTTGCCTATGCGGATAGAGAGGACCATTACTGGAGTGGATACTACACCTCACGTCCCTTCTACAAAAACATGGACCGTGTGTTAGAGTCTCACCTACG AGGGGCAGAAATTCTCTACAGTTTGGCGGTGGCTCACGCGAGACGTGCGGGCATGGAAGGGCGTTACCCCATTTCAGATTACTCCCTCCTGACCGATGCCAGGCGCAACATAGGGCTGTTCCAGCACCATGATGCTATCACGGGCACCGCCAAGGAGGCTGTTGTCATCGACTATGGAAACAG GCTATTACGTTCTTTGGTCGGTCTGAAACGAGTGATCATTAATGCTGCACACTTCCtggtaataaaaaataaagacatttatcgCTTCTACCAGACGGAGCCTTTCTTAGAGACG GACGATAGACGTGCCACACAGGATTCTCTCCCGCAGCGCACGCTTATCGAGCTGGAATCTTCTCCCAG GTATCTAGTGCTTTTTAACCCTGTCGAGCAGGAGCGTCTGTGTGTGGTCACCGTTCTGGTGAATTCGGCAAGAGTGAGGGTGCTCACAGAAGACGGGCAAACGTTACCGGTTCAACTCAGCGCACAGTGGATGTCCGCCGTTGAGATGAATGGAGAGGTTTACCAG GCCTCTTTCATGGCACGCCTTCCCGCTCTGGGATTGGCCGTCTTCCACCTGTACGACTCTGCTGACTCGCCCATGACCCTGCGCTCTGATACGGTGCTTAGGATACCGGGGCGGGGTCAGAGCATACGAGGTTTTGACCCTCTGCCCGTGCGATCGCAAACGGTAGACGCCCAACCGTTCTACATCCAGAGCCAGTCTCTCACTCTAGGCTTCTCTGGAACCACAGGGCTGTTAGAG AGTATTCGACGTAAAGATGATCCCCAGGAGGTGAGGGTACAGATTCAGTTCCTCACATACGGAACTCGACCCACCAAGGACAAGAGCGGGGCCTATCTCTTCCTGCCGGACGGAAATGCCAAG CCCTACTCGCAGAGAGAAGCCCCTATAGTGCGTGTGGTGGAGGGTCCTCTCTTCGCTGAGGTTGTGGCACATTATCAACACTTCCAGCAGACGGTCCGCATTCATAATGTTCCAG GAGTTGATGGCCTTTCTCTGGACATCACCATCATGGTGGACATTAGAGATCAAAATAACAAGGAGCTTTCCATGCGGTTGGTAACCGACATCCAGAGCGGAGACACTTTCTACACAGACCTCAACGGCTTCCAG ATCCAGCCTCGGCGGTACCTCCAGAAACTTCCATTGCAAGCTAATTTCTATCCCATGCCCACCACGGCATATATTCAGGACAGCCAGTACCGGCTCACGCTCCACGCGGCCCAggcactgggggtcagcagccTGGCCAGTG GTCAGCTGGAGGTAATCCTAGACCGCAGACTGATGCAGGATGATAACAGGGGTCTAGGGCAGGGCCTGAAGGACAATAAACGAACGGCCAACCGATTCCGCCTTCTGCTGGAGAGGAGGAGCAGCAGTGGAAAG CCGGTGGACAGTAGACCAGTCAGCTTCCAGTCGCTGCTCAGTCACATGACCTCCACCATCCTGAACCACGAGGTGCTGGCACTGCCCGTGTTGCCCAGGAAACATGGCGTGCCACCCATGCGCACCTTCGCTCCGTTGGCTGGCACCCTGCCCTGCGATTTCCACCTGCTGAACCTTAGGAGCATCCAAAGCCCG CAGGACGCTCACTCTTCATCTCCCCATACGGCTCTGCTTCTTCATCGACTGGGCCTGGACTGTGGTCTGGAGGCCCAGAACCCTGGTTTCAACTGCTCCACCACACAAGGCCAG CTCTCCGTCTCTGGGCTGTTTCGTGGGCTGGATCTCCAACTCCTGCAGCCCATGTCTCTGTCTCTAATGCACTCTCAGCCTCCGCTCTCTAACGACTCCTCCATCAATCTGGAGCCAATGGAGATCTCCGCCTACAAGCTCAAGCTGTGCTAG
- the man2a2 gene encoding alpha-mannosidase 2x isoform X3 has protein sequence MKLKKQVTVCGGAIFCVAVFSLYLMLDRVQHDPARRQSAGNFPRSQISVLQNRIEQLEQLLEENHQIISHIKDSVLELTDTGAISPSGHLPFRSANGSWVLPFDGRPTFLSVKPLDCQFALSRRSQTDLQMLDVYSLLNFDNVDGGVWKQGFEITYEPNEWDDEPLQVFVVPHSHNDPGWIKTFDKYYNDQTQHIFNNMVVKLAEDPRRKFIWSEISFFAKWWESVDEHKQEAMRKLILSGQLEMVTGGWVMTDEATAHYFAMIDQLIEGHQWLERNLGVIPRSGWAVDPFGHSATMPYLLKRANITSMLIQRVHYSIKKHFSATRSLEFMWRQAWDIESSTDMFCHMMPFYSYDVPHTCGPDPKICCQFDFKRLPGSRVNCPWKVPPRAITDANVAERAGVLLDQYRKKSKLFRSKVLLVPLGDDFRYDKALEWDQQYFNYQKLFDYMNSHPEMHVKAQFATLTDYFNAVYKANGVPQGTRPPDYPVLSGDFFAYADREDHYWSGYYTSRPFYKNMDRVLESHLRGAEILYSLAVAHARRAGMEGRYPISDYSLLTDARRNIGLFQHHDAITGTAKEAVVIDYGNRLLRSLVGLKRVIINAAHFLVIKNKDIYRFYQTEPFLETDDRRATQDSLPQRTLIELESSPRYLVLFNPVEQERLCVVTVLVNSARVRVLTEDGQTLPVQLSAQWMSAVEMNGEVYQASFMARLPALGLAVFHLYDSADSPMTLRSDTVLRIPGRGQSIRGFDPLPVRSQTVDAQPFYIQSQSLTLGFSGTTGLLESIRRKDDPQEVRVQIQFLTYGTRPTKDKSGAYLFLPDGNAKPYSQREAPIVRVVEGPLFAEVVAHYQHFQQTVRIHNVPGVDGLSLDITIMVDIRDQNNKELSMRLVTDIQSGDTFYTDLNGFQIQPRRYLQKLPLQANFYPMPTTAYIQDSQYRLTLHAAQALGVSSLASGQLEVILDRRLMQDDNRGLGQGLKDNKRTANRFRLLLERRSSSGKPAGSYAKVTNMINKIIAGILGDGQEEPVDSRPVSFQSLLSHMTSTILNHEVLALPVLPRKHGVPPMRTFAPLAGTLPCDFHLLNLRSIQSPQDAHSSSPHTALLLHRLGLDCGLEAQNPGFNCSTTQGQLSVSGLFRGLDLQLLQPMSLSLMHSQPPLSNDSSINLEPMEISAYKLKLC, from the exons ATGAAGCTGAAGAAGCAGGTGACCGTTTGCGGCGGGGCCATCTTCTGTGTGGCCGTGTTCTCGCTCTACCTGATGTTGGACCGCGTCCAGCACGATCCCGCCAGGAGACAGAGCGCCGGGAACTTTCCGAGG AGCCAGATTTCGGTGTTGCAGAACCGCATCGAGCAGCTGGAGCAGCTCCTAGAGGAGAACCATCAGATCATCAGCCACATCAAAGACTCTGTGCTGGAGCTCACAGATACGGGGGCCATCTCTCCCAGCGGACATCTCCCCTTCCGTAGCGCCAATGGCTCCTGGGTGCTGCCCTTTGATGGCAGGCCCACCTTTCTCTCCGTCAAGCCACTGGATTGCCAGTTCGCACTGAGCCGCAGGAGCCAAACGGACCTGCAG ATGTTGGATGTATACTCATTGCTGAACTTCGATAATGTGGACGGAGGTGTTTGGAAGCAAGGTTTTGAGATCACCTACGAGCCCAATGAGTGGGACGACGAGCCCCTGCAAGTGTTCGTGGTCCCTCATTCGCACAACGACCCAG GATGGATCAAAACATTTGACAAGTACTACAACGACCAGACCCAGCATATCTTCAACAACATGGTGGTGAAGCTGGCAGAAGATCCTCGTCGGAAGTTCATTTGGTCGGAAATATCATTTTTCGCCAAATGGTGGGAAAGTGTGGATGAACATAAACAAGAGGCAATGCGGAA GCTGATCCTCAGCGGACAGCTCGAGATGGTGACGGGAGGCTGGGTCATGACGGATGAAGCCACCGCTCACTATTTCGCCATGATCGATCAGCTCATTGAAGGGCATCAGTGGCTGGAAAGAAATCTGG GTGTGATCCCTCGCTCAGGCTGGGCCGTTGATCCGTTCGGGCACAGTGCCACAATGCCTTATCTACTTAAACGGGCGAACATTACCAGCATGCTGATCCAGAGGGTCCATTACTCCATCAAGAAGCACTTTTCTGCCACACGGAGCCTCGAGTTCATGTGGAGGCAGGCCTGGG ATATAGAATCGAGCACAGACATGTTCTGCCACATGATGCCGTTTTACAGCTATGACGTGCCTCACACGTGTGGCCCAGACCCGAAGATTTGCTGCCAGTTTGATTTCAAGAGGCTGCCGGGCAGTCGAGTCAACTGCCCCTGGAAGGTGCCGCCCCGCGCCATCACGGATGCCAACGTGGCCGAGAG AGCTGGGGTTCTGCTTGATCAATACCGTAAAAAATCCAAGTTGTTTCGTAGTAAAGTGTTACTGGTTCCTCTGGGGGACGACTTCCGCTACGATAAAGCGTTAGAGTGGGACCAGCAGTACTTCAACTACCAAAAACTGTTTGATTACATGAACTCCCACCCAGAAATGCATGTAAAG GCCCAGTTTGCAACGCTGACAGACTACTTTAATGCAGTGTACAAGGCTAATGGAGTTCCCCAGGGGACAAGACCACCCGATTACCCTGTGCTGAGTGGAGACTTTTTTGCCTATGCGGATAGAGAGGACCATTACTGGAGTGGATACTACACCTCACGTCCCTTCTACAAAAACATGGACCGTGTGTTAGAGTCTCACCTACG AGGGGCAGAAATTCTCTACAGTTTGGCGGTGGCTCACGCGAGACGTGCGGGCATGGAAGGGCGTTACCCCATTTCAGATTACTCCCTCCTGACCGATGCCAGGCGCAACATAGGGCTGTTCCAGCACCATGATGCTATCACGGGCACCGCCAAGGAGGCTGTTGTCATCGACTATGGAAACAG GCTATTACGTTCTTTGGTCGGTCTGAAACGAGTGATCATTAATGCTGCACACTTCCtggtaataaaaaataaagacatttatcgCTTCTACCAGACGGAGCCTTTCTTAGAGACG GACGATAGACGTGCCACACAGGATTCTCTCCCGCAGCGCACGCTTATCGAGCTGGAATCTTCTCCCAG GTATCTAGTGCTTTTTAACCCTGTCGAGCAGGAGCGTCTGTGTGTGGTCACCGTTCTGGTGAATTCGGCAAGAGTGAGGGTGCTCACAGAAGACGGGCAAACGTTACCGGTTCAACTCAGCGCACAGTGGATGTCCGCCGTTGAGATGAATGGAGAGGTTTACCAG GCCTCTTTCATGGCACGCCTTCCCGCTCTGGGATTGGCCGTCTTCCACCTGTACGACTCTGCTGACTCGCCCATGACCCTGCGCTCTGATACGGTGCTTAGGATACCGGGGCGGGGTCAGAGCATACGAGGTTTTGACCCTCTGCCCGTGCGATCGCAAACGGTAGACGCCCAACCGTTCTACATCCAGAGCCAGTCTCTCACTCTAGGCTTCTCTGGAACCACAGGGCTGTTAGAG AGTATTCGACGTAAAGATGATCCCCAGGAGGTGAGGGTACAGATTCAGTTCCTCACATACGGAACTCGACCCACCAAGGACAAGAGCGGGGCCTATCTCTTCCTGCCGGACGGAAATGCCAAG CCCTACTCGCAGAGAGAAGCCCCTATAGTGCGTGTGGTGGAGGGTCCTCTCTTCGCTGAGGTTGTGGCACATTATCAACACTTCCAGCAGACGGTCCGCATTCATAATGTTCCAG GAGTTGATGGCCTTTCTCTGGACATCACCATCATGGTGGACATTAGAGATCAAAATAACAAGGAGCTTTCCATGCGGTTGGTAACCGACATCCAGAGCGGAGACACTTTCTACACAGACCTCAACGGCTTCCAG ATCCAGCCTCGGCGGTACCTCCAGAAACTTCCATTGCAAGCTAATTTCTATCCCATGCCCACCACGGCATATATTCAGGACAGCCAGTACCGGCTCACGCTCCACGCGGCCCAggcactgggggtcagcagccTGGCCAGTG GTCAGCTGGAGGTAATCCTAGACCGCAGACTGATGCAGGATGATAACAGGGGTCTAGGGCAGGGCCTGAAGGACAATAAACGAACGGCCAACCGATTCCGCCTTCTGCTGGAGAGGAGGAGCAGCAGTGGAAAG CCTGCTGGCTCCTATGCCAAAGTCACCAACATGATAAACAAAATCATTGCAGGTATTTTAGGAGACGGCCAGGAAGAG CCGGTGGACAGTAGACCAGTCAGCTTCCAGTCGCTGCTCAGTCACATGACCTCCACCATCCTGAACCACGAGGTGCTGGCACTGCCCGTGTTGCCCAGGAAACATGGCGTGCCACCCATGCGCACCTTCGCTCCGTTGGCTGGCACCCTGCCCTGCGATTTCCACCTGCTGAACCTTAGGAGCATCCAAAGCCCG CAGGACGCTCACTCTTCATCTCCCCATACGGCTCTGCTTCTTCATCGACTGGGCCTGGACTGTGGTCTGGAGGCCCAGAACCCTGGTTTCAACTGCTCCACCACACAAGGCCAG CTCTCCGTCTCTGGGCTGTTTCGTGGGCTGGATCTCCAACTCCTGCAGCCCATGTCTCTGTCTCTAATGCACTCTCAGCCTCCGCTCTCTAACGACTCCTCCATCAATCTGGAGCCAATGGAGATCTCCGCCTACAAGCTCAAGCTGTGCTAG
- the man2a2 gene encoding alpha-mannosidase 2x isoform X2: MKLKKQVTVCGGAIFCVAVFSLYLMLDRVQHDPARRQSAGNFPRNRIEQLEQLLEENHQIISHIKDSVLELTDTGAISPSGHLPFRSANGSWVLPFDGRPTFLSVKPLDCQFALSRRSQTDLQMLDVYSLLNFDNVDGGVWKQGFEITYEPNEWDDEPLQVFVVPHSHNDPGWIKTFDKYYNDQTQHIFNNMVVKLAEDPRRKFIWSEISFFAKWWESVDEHKQEAMRKLILSGQLEMVTGGWVMTDEATAHYFAMIDQLIEGHQWLERNLGVIPRSGWAVDPFGHSATMPYLLKRANITSMLIQRVHYSIKKHFSATRSLEFMWRQAWDIESSTDMFCHMMPFYSYDVPHTCGPDPKICCQFDFKRLPGSRVNCPWKVPPRAITDANVAERAGVLLDQYRKKSKLFRSKVLLVPLGDDFRYDKALEWDQQYFNYQKLFDYMNSHPEMHVKAQFATLTDYFNAVYKANGVPQGTRPPDYPVLSGDFFAYADREDHYWSGYYTSRPFYKNMDRVLESHLRGAEILYSLAVAHARRAGMEGRYPISDYSLLTDARRNIGLFQHHDAITGTAKEAVVIDYGNRLLRSLVGLKRVIINAAHFLVIKNKDIYRFYQTEPFLETDDRRATQDSLPQRTLIELESSPRYLVLFNPVEQERLCVVTVLVNSARVRVLTEDGQTLPVQLSAQWMSAVEMNGEVYQASFMARLPALGLAVFHLYDSADSPMTLRSDTVLRIPGRGQSIRGFDPLPVRSQTVDAQPFYIQSQSLTLGFSGTTGLLESIRRKDDPQEVRVQIQFLTYGTRPTKDKSGAYLFLPDGNAKPYSQREAPIVRVVEGPLFAEVVAHYQHFQQTVRIHNVPGVDGLSLDITIMVDIRDQNNKELSMRLVTDIQSGDTFYTDLNGFQIQPRRYLQKLPLQANFYPMPTTAYIQDSQYRLTLHAAQALGVSSLASGQLEVILDRRLMQDDNRGLGQGLKDNKRTANRFRLLLERRSSSGKPVDSRPVSFQSLLSHMTSTILNHEVLALPVLPRKHGVPPMRTFAPLAGTLPCDFHLLNLRSIQSPQDAHSSSPHTALLLHRLGLDCGLEAQNPGFNCSTTQGQLSVSGLFRGLDLQLLQPMSLSLMHSQPPLSNDSSINLEPMEISAYKLKLC, encoded by the exons ATGAAGCTGAAGAAGCAGGTGACCGTTTGCGGCGGGGCCATCTTCTGTGTGGCCGTGTTCTCGCTCTACCTGATGTTGGACCGCGTCCAGCACGATCCCGCCAGGAGACAGAGCGCCGGGAACTTTCCGAGG AACCGCATCGAGCAGCTGGAGCAGCTCCTAGAGGAGAACCATCAGATCATCAGCCACATCAAAGACTCTGTGCTGGAGCTCACAGATACGGGGGCCATCTCTCCCAGCGGACATCTCCCCTTCCGTAGCGCCAATGGCTCCTGGGTGCTGCCCTTTGATGGCAGGCCCACCTTTCTCTCCGTCAAGCCACTGGATTGCCAGTTCGCACTGAGCCGCAGGAGCCAAACGGACCTGCAG ATGTTGGATGTATACTCATTGCTGAACTTCGATAATGTGGACGGAGGTGTTTGGAAGCAAGGTTTTGAGATCACCTACGAGCCCAATGAGTGGGACGACGAGCCCCTGCAAGTGTTCGTGGTCCCTCATTCGCACAACGACCCAG GATGGATCAAAACATTTGACAAGTACTACAACGACCAGACCCAGCATATCTTCAACAACATGGTGGTGAAGCTGGCAGAAGATCCTCGTCGGAAGTTCATTTGGTCGGAAATATCATTTTTCGCCAAATGGTGGGAAAGTGTGGATGAACATAAACAAGAGGCAATGCGGAA GCTGATCCTCAGCGGACAGCTCGAGATGGTGACGGGAGGCTGGGTCATGACGGATGAAGCCACCGCTCACTATTTCGCCATGATCGATCAGCTCATTGAAGGGCATCAGTGGCTGGAAAGAAATCTGG GTGTGATCCCTCGCTCAGGCTGGGCCGTTGATCCGTTCGGGCACAGTGCCACAATGCCTTATCTACTTAAACGGGCGAACATTACCAGCATGCTGATCCAGAGGGTCCATTACTCCATCAAGAAGCACTTTTCTGCCACACGGAGCCTCGAGTTCATGTGGAGGCAGGCCTGGG ATATAGAATCGAGCACAGACATGTTCTGCCACATGATGCCGTTTTACAGCTATGACGTGCCTCACACGTGTGGCCCAGACCCGAAGATTTGCTGCCAGTTTGATTTCAAGAGGCTGCCGGGCAGTCGAGTCAACTGCCCCTGGAAGGTGCCGCCCCGCGCCATCACGGATGCCAACGTGGCCGAGAG AGCTGGGGTTCTGCTTGATCAATACCGTAAAAAATCCAAGTTGTTTCGTAGTAAAGTGTTACTGGTTCCTCTGGGGGACGACTTCCGCTACGATAAAGCGTTAGAGTGGGACCAGCAGTACTTCAACTACCAAAAACTGTTTGATTACATGAACTCCCACCCAGAAATGCATGTAAAG GCCCAGTTTGCAACGCTGACAGACTACTTTAATGCAGTGTACAAGGCTAATGGAGTTCCCCAGGGGACAAGACCACCCGATTACCCTGTGCTGAGTGGAGACTTTTTTGCCTATGCGGATAGAGAGGACCATTACTGGAGTGGATACTACACCTCACGTCCCTTCTACAAAAACATGGACCGTGTGTTAGAGTCTCACCTACG AGGGGCAGAAATTCTCTACAGTTTGGCGGTGGCTCACGCGAGACGTGCGGGCATGGAAGGGCGTTACCCCATTTCAGATTACTCCCTCCTGACCGATGCCAGGCGCAACATAGGGCTGTTCCAGCACCATGATGCTATCACGGGCACCGCCAAGGAGGCTGTTGTCATCGACTATGGAAACAG GCTATTACGTTCTTTGGTCGGTCTGAAACGAGTGATCATTAATGCTGCACACTTCCtggtaataaaaaataaagacatttatcgCTTCTACCAGACGGAGCCTTTCTTAGAGACG GACGATAGACGTGCCACACAGGATTCTCTCCCGCAGCGCACGCTTATCGAGCTGGAATCTTCTCCCAG GTATCTAGTGCTTTTTAACCCTGTCGAGCAGGAGCGTCTGTGTGTGGTCACCGTTCTGGTGAATTCGGCAAGAGTGAGGGTGCTCACAGAAGACGGGCAAACGTTACCGGTTCAACTCAGCGCACAGTGGATGTCCGCCGTTGAGATGAATGGAGAGGTTTACCAG GCCTCTTTCATGGCACGCCTTCCCGCTCTGGGATTGGCCGTCTTCCACCTGTACGACTCTGCTGACTCGCCCATGACCCTGCGCTCTGATACGGTGCTTAGGATACCGGGGCGGGGTCAGAGCATACGAGGTTTTGACCCTCTGCCCGTGCGATCGCAAACGGTAGACGCCCAACCGTTCTACATCCAGAGCCAGTCTCTCACTCTAGGCTTCTCTGGAACCACAGGGCTGTTAGAG AGTATTCGACGTAAAGATGATCCCCAGGAGGTGAGGGTACAGATTCAGTTCCTCACATACGGAACTCGACCCACCAAGGACAAGAGCGGGGCCTATCTCTTCCTGCCGGACGGAAATGCCAAG CCCTACTCGCAGAGAGAAGCCCCTATAGTGCGTGTGGTGGAGGGTCCTCTCTTCGCTGAGGTTGTGGCACATTATCAACACTTCCAGCAGACGGTCCGCATTCATAATGTTCCAG GAGTTGATGGCCTTTCTCTGGACATCACCATCATGGTGGACATTAGAGATCAAAATAACAAGGAGCTTTCCATGCGGTTGGTAACCGACATCCAGAGCGGAGACACTTTCTACACAGACCTCAACGGCTTCCAG ATCCAGCCTCGGCGGTACCTCCAGAAACTTCCATTGCAAGCTAATTTCTATCCCATGCCCACCACGGCATATATTCAGGACAGCCAGTACCGGCTCACGCTCCACGCGGCCCAggcactgggggtcagcagccTGGCCAGTG GTCAGCTGGAGGTAATCCTAGACCGCAGACTGATGCAGGATGATAACAGGGGTCTAGGGCAGGGCCTGAAGGACAATAAACGAACGGCCAACCGATTCCGCCTTCTGCTGGAGAGGAGGAGCAGCAGTGGAAAG CCGGTGGACAGTAGACCAGTCAGCTTCCAGTCGCTGCTCAGTCACATGACCTCCACCATCCTGAACCACGAGGTGCTGGCACTGCCCGTGTTGCCCAGGAAACATGGCGTGCCACCCATGCGCACCTTCGCTCCGTTGGCTGGCACCCTGCCCTGCGATTTCCACCTGCTGAACCTTAGGAGCATCCAAAGCCCG CAGGACGCTCACTCTTCATCTCCCCATACGGCTCTGCTTCTTCATCGACTGGGCCTGGACTGTGGTCTGGAGGCCCAGAACCCTGGTTTCAACTGCTCCACCACACAAGGCCAG CTCTCCGTCTCTGGGCTGTTTCGTGGGCTGGATCTCCAACTCCTGCAGCCCATGTCTCTGTCTCTAATGCACTCTCAGCCTCCGCTCTCTAACGACTCCTCCATCAATCTGGAGCCAATGGAGATCTCCGCCTACAAGCTCAAGCTGTGCTAG